GATGGATGCCAAGGGCCGCTATGCCCTGATCAAGCTCGCCACCGGGGGCATGCGCGTCGGCGTGTCGGCGCGGCTCGCCAAGACGGCCTTTGCGCTGGCCTTCGATGTGGCGGTGGAGGAGGTCGAGGAATATTGGCACGCGCTCGCCCCGCCCTATGCCGAGCTGTTCGCCTGGGGCGCGGATGGCGGCCCTGCGCCCGATCTGGCGGGCGTCCCGCGCTTCCGCCCCTTCATGCTCGCCCACCCGCTTGAAGAGACGCAAGTCGATCTGGCCGACTATGCCGCCGAGTGGAAATGGGACGGAATCCGCGTCCAATTGGTCCGCGCGGGCGGGGAAACGCGGGTCTATTCGCGGTCGGGCGACGATATCTCGGCGACCTTCCCCGAATTGCTGGATGTCCTGCCCGTCGACGCGGTGCTCGATGGCGAATTGCTGGTGCGCGGCTCCGCGCAGGGGGGCGAAGCAGGCGGTGCGGCAAGCTTCAATGCGCTCCAGCAGCGGCTCGGGCGCAAGACCGTTTCCAGCAAGATGCTGAAGGAATTTCCCGCCTTCGTGCGGCTCTATGATGTCCTGCTACTGGAGGGCACCGACTGGCGCGAGCATCCGTGGAAGTCGCGCCGCGCGACTCTGGAAGGCCTGATGCCGCGCCTGCCCGCCAGCCATTTCGATCTCTCCGCGCTGGTCGAGGCCGAGGATTTCGCCGCCCTCGCCGCGATCCGCGACACAGCGCGCGACGAGGCGATCGAGGGGCTGATGCTCAAGCATCGCGACAGTCCCTATGTCGCAGGCCGCAAGATGGCGCTGTGGTACAAGTGGAAGCGCGATCCGCTGCTGATCGATTGCGTGGTGATGTACGCCCAGCGCGGCAGCGGGAAGCGTTCAAGCTTCCATTCGGACTTCACCTTCGGCTGCTGGAACGGCGATCCTGACGCAGGCGCGGAGCTGCTGCCGGTCGGCAAGGCCTATACCGGCTTCACCGATGCGGAATTGAAGCAGCTCGACAAGTTCGTGCGGCAGAGCACCATCAACAAGTTCGGCCCGGTGCGCGAGGTGAAGCGCGAACTGGTGTTCGAGGTGGCGTTTGACAGCGTGCACACCTCGAAACGCCACAAGAGCGGGCTCGCGATGCGCTTCCCCCGAATCCACCGCATCCGCTGGGACAAGCCCGCGCACGAGGCGGACCGGATTTGGAGTCTTCGTGCGCTAATCAAGGACTGATTTCTCCCCTCGTCATTGCGAGGAGCCGGAGGCGACGAAGCAATCCATGGCCTGCCCTTGCCCCTTGCGGCGCGGTCGGGTCGTGGATTGCTTCGCCTGCGGCTCGCAATGACGAAGAGGCGGCGTTGATAAAGGACTGGGCGCCGCCTACCTCCCCCGCACACAACGGGAGAGAAGAATGTCCTACGCCACCGCCGCGCTCGCCACCTATGCCAACATGCTCGGCACCCTCGATCATCTCGTCACCAAGGTGGAAAGCCACGAGAAGGGCGATGCGCTGCTGCAAGCCAAGCTGACCGATGACATGTTCCCGCTCCACACCCAGATCCGCTTCACCATCGATCAGGTGGTGACCGCGCTAAACCGGCTCGGGACTGCGGAGCATGCCTCCGATGACAGCGACATCGCCACCTTCGCCGAGGCGCACGAACGGATTGCCGCCGCAAAGGCGCTGGTCGCCTCCACCGATCCCGCGACCTGGCCCGCTGCGGGCGACATGGTGGAGTTCACCCTCCCCAACAACATGACCTTCGTCATGCAGGCGCACGAATATTGCCGCGACTGGGCAACGCCGCAGTTCTATTTCCACCTGATGGCCGCCTATTCCATCTTGCGCGCCGAGGGCCTCGCCATCGGCAAGATCGATTATGTCGGCTACATGATGAAATATATGAAACAGCCCAGCGCCGCCTGATGCACCGCTACGATCCCGCGCGCCAACGCCTTGCGCTTGGCCTCGCCGGATTGGCAGGGCTGGTCGATGCCACGGGGTTCGTGGTCGCGGGCGGGTATTTCACCTCCTTCATGTCGGGCAACACGACGCGGATGGGGGTGGGCGTGATGGAGCGACCGGCGTTGGCGCTGGCGCCGTTGGGGCTGATCGCGGCCTTCCTTGCCGGTGTGATTGGCGGCGCGATGATCGGGCGGCGGGTTGCGGGGCGGCACAAGCGCACGCTGCTGGGGCTGGTGGCCGCACTGCTCGGGATCGGGGCCGCGCTTCTGACGGCGGGATACCCCATCCCCTTCCTCGCGCTGGCGGCGATGGCGATGGGGGTCGCCAACAATGTCTTTGCCCGCGATGGCGAGGTGACGGTGGGCGTTACCTATATGACCGGGGCGCTGGTGCGCTTCGGTCAGGGGATCGCGGCGCGCTGGGGTGGTCAGCCGCTCGCTTCGACCCGTGGTTACGGGTTGCTGTGGAGCGCGCTCGCGCTCGGCGCGGTTGCGGGCGGAGCGCTGTGCCTGATCGCGCCCGCATGGGCGGCGCTCGCGGCCTTTGCCTGTGCGCTGGCGCTGTGGGGCTTTGCCTTCATGGTCGAACGGCAGCCCACAGCCTAGCCCAGCGCGGCGGCAACGGCCTCGGCATGTGCCTTGGCATTTTCGGCATAGTGCGCGACGCCCACCCGCATTCCGGCAATGGCGGGTTCGGGCAGATCGCGGAGCTTCACCGCCGGGCGGCCCGCCCATAGCTCGCGTTCGCCCATCACTTTGCGCTCGGTGAGCATCGCGCCTGCGGCCAACATCGCGTCTGAGCCGATCACCGCCTTGTTCATGACAATCGCGCCGAGGCCGACGAAGCCGCGATCATGGATCCTGCAGCCGTGCACCATCGCCATATGGCCGATCAGCACATCATCGCCGATCACCAGTGGGCAGCCATCAGGGTCGCCCGGGCGCGGCGGATCGCAGTGGAGCACGCTCCCGTCCTGCACATTGGTACGCTCGCCAATGCGGATGCTGAACACGTCGGCGCGCAGCACGCAATTGTACCAGATCGATGAACCCGCGCCGATTTCGACATCGCCGATGATCGTGCAGCCGGGGGCGATGAAGGCGGTGTCGTGGATGCGCGGCGTCTTGCCGTGGATCGGGATGATATTGACGCCGGGTCTAATGGTCATGGCTGGCTCTCCCAAGTGTCACGGGCGATGGCGTGGATGATGATGCGCGGGTTTTCGGGATCGAAATCGGCGCTGTCGAAATCGAGGTCCGGGCGCCGCTCCATCCCCAACCGGCGCATCAGGCCCCAGCTGCCGGTGTTGCCTTGGACCGTAAGCGCGATCACTTCGTCCACGCCGAACCTCTCGAAGGCCAGCGCGAGCGAGGCGGCGGCGGCTTCCTTGGCATAGCCCTGCCCCCAGGCATCCTCGCGCAGCCGCCAGCCGATCTCCATCATCCCCTGCGGCCCGCCCGGCTGGTTGGAACGCTTCAATCCGCAAAAGCCGAGCAGCGCGGCATCATCCTTGCGCTCGATCACCCAGAAAGTGTGGCCGTGATCGTTGCGGTACCCTTCCACCCTCGTCTGTGCAGCCGCGCGTGCAGCCTCGTCCTGCACACCGCCAAGCCAGCGCATCACCGCGGGCGTGTTGGTGGTGCGCCAGAACTCGGGCCAGTCATCCTCGCGCCAGTCGCGCAGGATGAGGCGCGCGGTTTCGTGCCGGAATTCCGTCTCG
This DNA window, taken from Porphyrobacter sp. ULC335, encodes the following:
- a CDS encoding cisplatin damage response ATP-dependent DNA ligase is translated as MEEFAALLDALVYTTSRNRKLALIAAYLRDAPDPDRGWALAALTDGLDFPAVKSSTVRNLMMERVDPLLWALSRDFVGDTAETASLLWPEPEDAPPQPELSLAEVVERLAALTRATASKELPALFDRMDAKGRYALIKLATGGMRVGVSARLAKTAFALAFDVAVEEVEEYWHALAPPYAELFAWGADGGPAPDLAGVPRFRPFMLAHPLEETQVDLADYAAEWKWDGIRVQLVRAGGETRVYSRSGDDISATFPELLDVLPVDAVLDGELLVRGSAQGGEAGGAASFNALQQRLGRKTVSSKMLKEFPAFVRLYDVLLLEGTDWREHPWKSRRATLEGLMPRLPASHFDLSALVEAEDFAALAAIRDTARDEAIEGLMLKHRDSPYVAGRKMALWYKWKRDPLLIDCVVMYAQRGSGKRSSFHSDFTFGCWNGDPDAGAELLPVGKAYTGFTDAELKQLDKFVRQSTINKFGPVREVKRELVFEVAFDSVHTSKRHKSGLAMRFPRIHRIRWDKPAHEADRIWSLRALIKD
- a CDS encoding DUF1993 domain-containing protein — encoded protein: MSYATAALATYANMLGTLDHLVTKVESHEKGDALLQAKLTDDMFPLHTQIRFTIDQVVTALNRLGTAEHASDDSDIATFAEAHERIAAAKALVASTDPATWPAAGDMVEFTLPNNMTFVMQAHEYCRDWATPQFYFHLMAAYSILRAEGLAIGKIDYVGYMMKYMKQPSAA
- a CDS encoding YoaK family protein gives rise to the protein MHRYDPARQRLALGLAGLAGLVDATGFVVAGGYFTSFMSGNTTRMGVGVMERPALALAPLGLIAAFLAGVIGGAMIGRRVAGRHKRTLLGLVAALLGIGAALLTAGYPIPFLALAAMAMGVANNVFARDGEVTVGVTYMTGALVRFGQGIAARWGGQPLASTRGYGLLWSALALGAVAGGALCLIAPAWAALAAFACALALWGFAFMVERQPTA
- a CDS encoding gamma carbonic anhydrase family protein, which codes for MTIRPGVNIIPIHGKTPRIHDTAFIAPGCTIIGDVEIGAGSSIWYNCVLRADVFSIRIGERTNVQDGSVLHCDPPRPGDPDGCPLVIGDDVLIGHMAMVHGCRIHDRGFVGLGAIVMNKAVIGSDAMLAAGAMLTERKVMGERELWAGRPAVKLRDLPEPAIAGMRVGVAHYAENAKAHAEAVAAALG
- a CDS encoding GNAT family N-acetyltransferase, which encodes MADSETEFRHETARLILRDWREDDWPEFWRTTNTPAVMRWLGGVQDEAARAAAQTRVEGYRNDHGHTFWVIERKDDAALLGFCGLKRSNQPGGPQGMMEIGWRLREDAWGQGYAKEAAAASLALAFERFGVDEVIALTVQGNTGSWGLMRRLGMERRPDLDFDSADFDPENPRIIIHAIARDTWESQP